One genomic region from Reichenbachiella ulvae encodes:
- the queD gene encoding 6-carboxytetrahydropterin synthase QueD, producing MVIFKKFAFDSAHFLPNVPDGHKCKNIHGHTYHLTVFLEGDLVEDLEWVMDFKDVKDVIKPIIDRLDHQLINDIPGLENPTAERITVWIWDQIKPQLPLLSKIELNETPTSGVVYDGK from the coding sequence ATGGTCATATTCAAGAAGTTCGCTTTTGATTCCGCTCATTTTCTTCCCAATGTACCCGATGGGCACAAGTGCAAGAATATTCATGGTCATACTTATCACCTTACCGTCTTTTTGGAAGGTGATCTGGTAGAAGACTTGGAATGGGTCATGGACTTCAAAGATGTCAAGGATGTGATCAAGCCGATTATTGATCGTTTGGATCACCAGCTGATCAATGATATCCCGGGTTTAGAAAACCCAACCGCGGAGCGAATCACGGTTTGGATCTGGGATCAGATCAAACCACAGCTACCACTTTTGAGTAAAATAGAATTGAACGAAACACCGACCAGTGGAGTGGTCTATGATGGAAAATAA